The Dysidea avara chromosome 13, odDysAvar1.4, whole genome shotgun sequence genome includes a region encoding these proteins:
- the LOC136243300 gene encoding protein polyglycylase TTLL10-like isoform X1, translating to MEAKATNESFVITWEDDKQKNATLQNSFLKFKQEREKEIRIQRRRKLEKRSAESLDKLRQKFLDTALSYMGVPYARRYHGPDSPYYNAPLYLDCCGLVRRVLLDLKEEFGFTIGPWNQAYMFDTLPIRLGGPADMKPGDLVFVSGIYNNPKSKQQKHNMVHVEVWLGEGEKTVGARWQKSVVEIHDSYQYTSKSYHSMKYHFCSINTWLNGICQSYCSEHPWKRNTRSLPGKKSIFCCDEEEEQADPIELLDQDSLPYDQGHEACNQNQTPCGHNQTPCDHSQVLCDHNQTPCDHSQVLCDHNQTLCNHNQAAFNNSCSQRQILCDQNQAPCDPVNKPDDSSSTTDPPSLGSCDDNMTVTGASIGGSTPTQQYPYSKLKVTPHKTHTPAKPFGSMQHSFYIAGHNGNVLLHNICLSHGWRPLEDSSSSAFFFKWTELKRDINYTTFREGQQLVNHFPNINILTTKIGLLECLREYDRINSRTMPHHRSNFGDFFPLTYRLDNHLECEEFYKKFKEGDVWICKPNAANQGKGIFLVKDLDQLKIQLLQDQKNCKATRRPVARIVQWYINNPLLLDQRKFDIRMYLLIVSARPYVVLWHQGYIRLSCLPYQCDSAELGVHLTNQYVQKRQPLYNDTETIWSMEQLQDYIDKHLAHSYSLHSNWVQSELMPAMCRIMLTCFHTIKDKLHNRLGYFELLGFDFILDATLKLWLIEVNVNPALHTKNATLQRIIPPMLEETVDIVVECFDKCSRQQQLLPLTSLRNFISIYGKH from the exons ATGGAAGCTAAGGCGACGAATGAATCATTTGTGATCACTTGGGAAGACGACAAGCAGAAGAACGCTACGTTACAAAATTCGTTTCTCAAGTTCAAACAAGAACGCGAA AAAGAGATTAGAATCCAGCGGAGAAGGAAGCTGGAAAAACGCTCTGCGGAAAGCTTAGATAAGTTGCGACAAAAGTTCTTGGACACAGCACTTAGCTACATGGGCGTACCGTACGCACGTCGTTATCATGGACCAGATT CTCCCTATTACAACGCTCCCTTATATCTTGACTGCTGTGGATTAGTAAGAAGAGTATTACTGGACTTGAAGGAAGAGTTTGGCTTTACCATTGGACCATGGAACCAAGCCTACATGTTTGACACATTACCTATTAGACTGGGAGGCCCAGCAGACATGAAGCCTGGAGATCTAGTGTTCGTATCAGGAATATACAATAATCCCAAAT CTAAGCAACAAAAGCACAATATGGTGCATGTCGAGGTGTGGTTAGGTGAGGGAGAGAAGACAGTAGGTGCTCGGTGGCAGAAGAGTGTTGTGGAAATACATGACTCTTATCAGTACACGTCAAAGTCTTATCATTCGATGAAGTATCACTTCTGTTCTATCAACACATGGCTTAATGGAATATGTCAGAGTTACTGTAGTGAACACCCTTGGAAACGGAACACACGCAGCTTACCAGGGAAGAAGTCAATATTCTGCTGTGATGAAGAGGAAGAGCAAGCTGATCCAATTGAATTACTTGATCAAGATTCGTTGCCATATGATCAAGGTCATGAAGCATGCAATCAAAATCAAACACCCTGCGGTCATAATCAAACACCCTGCGATCACAGTCAAGTGCTGTGCGATCATAATCAAACACCCTGCGATCACAGTCAAGTGCTGTGCGATCATAATCAAACACTGTGCAACCACAATCAAGCAGCATTCAATAATTCATGTAGTCAACGCCAAATATTGTGTGATCAAAATCAAGCACCCTGTGATCCAGTCAACAAACCTGATGATAGTTCATCCACCACTGATCCGCCATCACTGGGATCATGTGATGATAACATGACAG TTACAGGAGCATCAATAGGGGGCAGCACACCCACACAACAATACCCATACAGTAAACTGAAGGTTACTCCACACAAGACTCACACACCAGCTAAGCCTTTTGGATCAATGCAGCATTCCTTCTACATTGCCGGACACAATGGGAATGTGTTACTACACAACATCTGCTTATCACATGGCTGGAGACCACTGGAGGATAGTAGTAGCAGTGCATTCTTCTTCAAGTGGACTGAATTGAAGAGGGACATTAATTACACTACATTTCGTGAAG GACAACAATTGGTTAATCATTTTCCCAATATTAACATCCTTACAACCAAAATTGGATTATTAGAATGTTTGAGAGAATATGATAGAATTAATTCCCGTACAATGCCCCATCATAG GAGTAATTTTGGAGATTTTTTTCCGCTAACATATCGTCTTGACAATCACTTAGAATGTGAAGAGTTCTATAAGAAATTTAAAG AAGGTGACGTCTGGATATGCAAACCAAATGCTGCTAACCAG GGTAAGGGGATATTTCTGGTGAAGGATTTGGATCAGTTGAAGATACAATTATTACAAGACCAGAAAAACTGTAAGGCAACAAGAAGACCAGTAGCCAGGATTGTGCAATG GTACATAAACAATCCCTTGTTATTGGACCAGAGAAAATTTGACATCAGGATGTACCTGTTAATAGTGTCTGCACGACCCTATGTTGTGTTATGGCATCAAGGTTACATTCGTCTGTCCTGTCTACCCTACCAGTGTGACAGTGCTGAACTGGGGGTGCACTTGACAAACCAGTATGTACAGAAGAGACAGCCACTGTATAATGACACCGAGACCATTTGGAGCATGGAGCAACTTCAAGACTATATTGACAAGCACTTGGCACATTCTTACAGTCTTCACAGCAACTGGGTACAGTCTGAATTAATG CCTGCGATGTGTCGCATCATGTTGACCTGTTTCCACACCATCAAGGATAAATTGCACAACAGATTGGGGTACTTTGAACTGTTAGGATTTGACTTCATATTGGATGCCACACTGAAG CTATGGCTTATTGAAGTAAACGTTAACCCAGCCCTACACACTAAGAATGCTACACTACAGCGCATCATTCCACCAATGCTGGAGGAGACAGTTG ATATCGTGGTAGAGTGTTTTGATAAGTGCTCCCGGCAACAACAACTCCTACCATTAACTAGCCTGCGTAACTTTATTTCCATTTATGGTAAACAttga
- the LOC136243300 gene encoding protein polyglycylase TTLL10-like isoform X2, producing the protein MEAKATNESFVITWEDDKQKNATLQNSFLKFKQEREKEIRIQRRRKLEKRSAESLDKLRQKFLDTALSYMGVPYARRYHGPDSPYYNAPLYLDCCGLVRRVLLDLKEEFGFTIGPWNQAYMFDTLPIRLGGPADMKPGDLVFVSGIYNNPKSKQQKHNMVHVEVWLGEGEKTVGARWQKSVVEIHDSYQYTSKSYHSMKYHFCSINTWLNGICQSYCSEHPWKRNTRSLPGKKSIFCCDEEEEQADPIELLDQDSLPYDQGHEACNQNQTPCGHNQTPCDHSQVLCDHNQTLCNHNQAAFNNSCSQRQILCDQNQAPCDPVNKPDDSSSTTDPPSLGSCDDNMTVTGASIGGSTPTQQYPYSKLKVTPHKTHTPAKPFGSMQHSFYIAGHNGNVLLHNICLSHGWRPLEDSSSSAFFFKWTELKRDINYTTFREGQQLVNHFPNINILTTKIGLLECLREYDRINSRTMPHHRSNFGDFFPLTYRLDNHLECEEFYKKFKEGDVWICKPNAANQGKGIFLVKDLDQLKIQLLQDQKNCKATRRPVARIVQWYINNPLLLDQRKFDIRMYLLIVSARPYVVLWHQGYIRLSCLPYQCDSAELGVHLTNQYVQKRQPLYNDTETIWSMEQLQDYIDKHLAHSYSLHSNWVQSELMPAMCRIMLTCFHTIKDKLHNRLGYFELLGFDFILDATLKLWLIEVNVNPALHTKNATLQRIIPPMLEETVDIVVECFDKCSRQQQLLPLTSLRNFISIYGKH; encoded by the exons ATGGAAGCTAAGGCGACGAATGAATCATTTGTGATCACTTGGGAAGACGACAAGCAGAAGAACGCTACGTTACAAAATTCGTTTCTCAAGTTCAAACAAGAACGCGAA AAAGAGATTAGAATCCAGCGGAGAAGGAAGCTGGAAAAACGCTCTGCGGAAAGCTTAGATAAGTTGCGACAAAAGTTCTTGGACACAGCACTTAGCTACATGGGCGTACCGTACGCACGTCGTTATCATGGACCAGATT CTCCCTATTACAACGCTCCCTTATATCTTGACTGCTGTGGATTAGTAAGAAGAGTATTACTGGACTTGAAGGAAGAGTTTGGCTTTACCATTGGACCATGGAACCAAGCCTACATGTTTGACACATTACCTATTAGACTGGGAGGCCCAGCAGACATGAAGCCTGGAGATCTAGTGTTCGTATCAGGAATATACAATAATCCCAAAT CTAAGCAACAAAAGCACAATATGGTGCATGTCGAGGTGTGGTTAGGTGAGGGAGAGAAGACAGTAGGTGCTCGGTGGCAGAAGAGTGTTGTGGAAATACATGACTCTTATCAGTACACGTCAAAGTCTTATCATTCGATGAAGTATCACTTCTGTTCTATCAACACATGGCTTAATGGAATATGTCAGAGTTACTGTAGTGAACACCCTTGGAAACGGAACACACGCAGCTTACCAGGGAAGAAGTCAATATTCTGCTGTGATGAAGAGGAAGAGCAAGCTGATCCAATTGAATTACTTGATCAAGATTCGTTGCCATATGATCAAGGTCATGAAGCATGCAATCAAAATCAAACACCCTGCGG TCATAATCAAACACCCTGCGATCACAGTCAAGTGCTGTGCGATCATAATCAAACACTGTGCAACCACAATCAAGCAGCATTCAATAATTCATGTAGTCAACGCCAAATATTGTGTGATCAAAATCAAGCACCCTGTGATCCAGTCAACAAACCTGATGATAGTTCATCCACCACTGATCCGCCATCACTGGGATCATGTGATGATAACATGACAG TTACAGGAGCATCAATAGGGGGCAGCACACCCACACAACAATACCCATACAGTAAACTGAAGGTTACTCCACACAAGACTCACACACCAGCTAAGCCTTTTGGATCAATGCAGCATTCCTTCTACATTGCCGGACACAATGGGAATGTGTTACTACACAACATCTGCTTATCACATGGCTGGAGACCACTGGAGGATAGTAGTAGCAGTGCATTCTTCTTCAAGTGGACTGAATTGAAGAGGGACATTAATTACACTACATTTCGTGAAG GACAACAATTGGTTAATCATTTTCCCAATATTAACATCCTTACAACCAAAATTGGATTATTAGAATGTTTGAGAGAATATGATAGAATTAATTCCCGTACAATGCCCCATCATAG GAGTAATTTTGGAGATTTTTTTCCGCTAACATATCGTCTTGACAATCACTTAGAATGTGAAGAGTTCTATAAGAAATTTAAAG AAGGTGACGTCTGGATATGCAAACCAAATGCTGCTAACCAG GGTAAGGGGATATTTCTGGTGAAGGATTTGGATCAGTTGAAGATACAATTATTACAAGACCAGAAAAACTGTAAGGCAACAAGAAGACCAGTAGCCAGGATTGTGCAATG GTACATAAACAATCCCTTGTTATTGGACCAGAGAAAATTTGACATCAGGATGTACCTGTTAATAGTGTCTGCACGACCCTATGTTGTGTTATGGCATCAAGGTTACATTCGTCTGTCCTGTCTACCCTACCAGTGTGACAGTGCTGAACTGGGGGTGCACTTGACAAACCAGTATGTACAGAAGAGACAGCCACTGTATAATGACACCGAGACCATTTGGAGCATGGAGCAACTTCAAGACTATATTGACAAGCACTTGGCACATTCTTACAGTCTTCACAGCAACTGGGTACAGTCTGAATTAATG CCTGCGATGTGTCGCATCATGTTGACCTGTTTCCACACCATCAAGGATAAATTGCACAACAGATTGGGGTACTTTGAACTGTTAGGATTTGACTTCATATTGGATGCCACACTGAAG CTATGGCTTATTGAAGTAAACGTTAACCCAGCCCTACACACTAAGAATGCTACACTACAGCGCATCATTCCACCAATGCTGGAGGAGACAGTTG ATATCGTGGTAGAGTGTTTTGATAAGTGCTCCCGGCAACAACAACTCCTACCATTAACTAGCCTGCGTAACTTTATTTCCATTTATGGTAAACAttga
- the LOC136243308 gene encoding uncharacterized protein C1orf50-like: protein MSDGDASTSSGATLVPIENDTTATKTATHHTPLDLVELATQIQEANQFVRATATNKLQVVLEQMRSLQQQARTILEDATKDKQLHEVPCNFVKRPGKTYHLYKKESGQLFFSMLSPGEWGQLLKHEYCGSYYLGLDHSWTPTTKLEQRNNDLTAIEGLLNGTKDITKQLEHIK from the exons ATGTCTGATGGAGATGCCAGTACTAGTTCTGGGGCTACCTTGG TTCCTATCGAAAATGATACCACCGCTACCAAGACAGCTACACACCACACCCCTTTAGATCTTGTGGAGCTGGCTACTCAAATTCAGGAG GCTAACCAGTTTGTGCGTGCTACTGCTACCAACAAGCTACAGGTTGTCCTAGAACAGATGAGGTCACTACAGCAGCAG GCCCGTACAATTTTGGAAGATGCTACTAAGGATAAACAACTTCATGAAGTACCGTGTAACTTTGTGAAACGACCAGGCAAAACCTACCATCTATATAAGAAAGAATCTGGACAATTGTTCTTTTCCATGCTGTCGCCAGGA GAGTGGGGCCAGTTACTTAAGCATGAATATTGTGGCTCTTATTATTTGGGCCTTGACCACAGTTGGACGCCAACTACTAAGCTCGAACAACGTAACAATGACCTTACTGCAATTGAAGGACTACTTAACGGTACTAAAGACATTACCAAACAATTGGAACATATAAAATAA
- the LOC136243302 gene encoding tyrosine-protein phosphatase non-receptor type 11-like isoform X1, producing MAGIGSRRWFHPYLTGRDAEDLLLSRGVDGSFLCRPSQGNPGDFTLSVRRGGEVTHIKIQNTGDYYDLYGGEKFASLSELIEYYTENQGLLKEKNGLTIELKHALNSQQVTNDRWYHGNISGREAEILLQDKAPNGSYLVRASYHSPGDYVLSAKVDDKVKHIKILNKGGKYDVGGGNSFDSLGDLIEHYKKCPLVELSGDVVHLKQAYHATRIVPTSINDRVEELKKQNQDVFGKAGFWEEFEQLQQQECKHLYSRKEGARPENKSKNRYKNILPFDYTRLTLKDGDPSMSGSDYINANFISGEVADSRNHYIATQGCLPGTVADFWRMVYQENCRVIVMTTNEVERGRNKCTRYWPDEGNSQEYGKLYLQCVSEDSTQGHYILREFLLQSAVDPGQEPRRVFQFHFKAWPDHGVPADPSTVLSFLKDVNDRQKSYSPNVGPIVVHCSAGIGRTGTFIVIDILLNVLEVEGIDNEIDIQKSIMLVRAQRSGMVQTEAQYKFVYLAILHYIRQHGSPKPENVYSNLPSAGNVS from the exons ATGGCTGGGATTGGTTCTCGAAG GTGGTTCCATCCTTACCTTACTGGCAGGGATGCTGAAGATTTACTCCTCAGCAGAGGAGTGGACGGCAGCTTCTTATGCAGGCCTAGTCAAGGTAATCCGGGGGACTTCACGTTGTCAGTAAG GCGAGGAGGAGAGGTAACGCACATCAAGATTCAGAATACGGGTGATTACTATGATCTGTATGGTGGCGAGAAGTTTGCAAGCTTGTCAGAACTGATCGAGTACTATACTGAAAACCAAGGCCTGCTGAAAGAGAAGAATGGGCTAACAATAGAATTGAAACATGCCCTTAATAGTCAACAAGTAACCAATGATAG ATGGTATCATGGTAACATCTCGGGAAGAGAAGCCGAAATCTTGTTGCAAGATAAGGCACCAAATGGTAGTTACTTAGTGAGGGCATCATACCACAGTCCTGGTGACTACGTATTATCTGCCAA GGTCGATGACAAAGTTAAGCATATCAAGATACTTAACAAAGGTGGCAAGTATGATGTCGGTGGTGGAAATAGTTTTGACAGTTTAGGGGATCTTATTGAACACTACAAAAAGTGTCCACTTGTAGAACTCAGTGGGGATGTAGTCCATCTTAAACAG GCATACCACGCAACACGGATTGTTCCAACTAGTATAAATGACCGAGTTGAAGAATTGAAAAAACAAAACCAAGATGTGTTTGGTAAAGCAGGCTTCTGGGAGGAGTTTGAGCAGCTGCAGCAACAAGAATGCAAACATCTGTACAGTAGGAAGGAAGGTGCCAGACCTGAGAACAAGTCCAAGAACAGATACAAGAACATCCTTCCTT TTGATTATACCAGACTTACATTAAAAGATGGTGATCCTTCTATGTCAGGGTCTGATTATATCAATGCTAATTTTATCAGC GGAGAGGTGGCTGATTCTCGGAACCACTACATTGCTACCCAGGGCTGTTTGCCAGGAACTGTGGCAGACTTCTGGCGGATGGTGTATCAAGAGAATTGTCGTGTTATTGTCATGACAACCAATGAAGTGGAACGAGGCAGG AATAAATGCACACGGTATTGGCCAGATGAAGGCAACAGTCAGGAATATGGCAAGCTTTATCTGCAGTGTGTATCAGAGGATTCCACTCAAGGCCATTACATTTTGAGGGAGTTTCTTCTGCAGAGTGCTGTGGATCCAGGCCAGGAACCCCGTCGTGTTTTTCAGTTTCACTTCAAGGCTTGGCCTGACCACGGGGTGCCTGCTGACCCTAGCACAGTACTGAGCTTTCTCAAGGATGTCAACGATAGACAAAAGAGTTATTCACCCAACGTAGGCCCAATAGTGGTTCATTGCAGTGCAGGAATTGGACGTACTGGAACATTTATAGTGATAGATATTTTATTGAATGTACTGGAGGTTGAAG GAAttgataatgaaattgatatccag
- the LOC136243302 gene encoding tyrosine-protein phosphatase non-receptor type 11-like isoform X2, giving the protein MAGIGSRRWFHPYLTGRDAEDLLLSRGVDGSFLCRPSQGNPGDFTLSVRRGGEVTHIKIQNTGDYYDLYGGEKFASLSELIEYYTENQGLLKEKNGLTIELKHALNSQQVTNDRWYHGNISGREAEILLQDKAPNGSYLVRASYHSPGDYVLSAKVDDKVKHIKILNKGGKYDVGGGNSFDSLGDLIEHYKKCPLVELSGDVVHLKQAYHATRIVPTSINDRVEELKKQNQDVFGKAGFWEEFEQLQQQECKHLYSRKEGARPENKSKNRYKNILPFDYTRLTLKDGDPSMSGSDYINANFISGEVADSRNHYIATQGCLPGTVADFWRMVYQENCRVIVMTTNEVERGRNKCTRYWPDEGNSQEYGKLYLQCVSEDSTQGHYILREFLLQSAVDPGQEPRRVFQFHFKAWPDHGVPADPSTVLSFLKDVNDRQKSYSPNVGPIVVHCSAGIGRTGTFIVIDILLNVLEVEGIDNEIDIQKSIMLVRAQRSGMVQTEAQYKFVYLAILHYIRQHGSPKPENVYSNLPSAGN; this is encoded by the exons ATGGCTGGGATTGGTTCTCGAAG GTGGTTCCATCCTTACCTTACTGGCAGGGATGCTGAAGATTTACTCCTCAGCAGAGGAGTGGACGGCAGCTTCTTATGCAGGCCTAGTCAAGGTAATCCGGGGGACTTCACGTTGTCAGTAAG GCGAGGAGGAGAGGTAACGCACATCAAGATTCAGAATACGGGTGATTACTATGATCTGTATGGTGGCGAGAAGTTTGCAAGCTTGTCAGAACTGATCGAGTACTATACTGAAAACCAAGGCCTGCTGAAAGAGAAGAATGGGCTAACAATAGAATTGAAACATGCCCTTAATAGTCAACAAGTAACCAATGATAG ATGGTATCATGGTAACATCTCGGGAAGAGAAGCCGAAATCTTGTTGCAAGATAAGGCACCAAATGGTAGTTACTTAGTGAGGGCATCATACCACAGTCCTGGTGACTACGTATTATCTGCCAA GGTCGATGACAAAGTTAAGCATATCAAGATACTTAACAAAGGTGGCAAGTATGATGTCGGTGGTGGAAATAGTTTTGACAGTTTAGGGGATCTTATTGAACACTACAAAAAGTGTCCACTTGTAGAACTCAGTGGGGATGTAGTCCATCTTAAACAG GCATACCACGCAACACGGATTGTTCCAACTAGTATAAATGACCGAGTTGAAGAATTGAAAAAACAAAACCAAGATGTGTTTGGTAAAGCAGGCTTCTGGGAGGAGTTTGAGCAGCTGCAGCAACAAGAATGCAAACATCTGTACAGTAGGAAGGAAGGTGCCAGACCTGAGAACAAGTCCAAGAACAGATACAAGAACATCCTTCCTT TTGATTATACCAGACTTACATTAAAAGATGGTGATCCTTCTATGTCAGGGTCTGATTATATCAATGCTAATTTTATCAGC GGAGAGGTGGCTGATTCTCGGAACCACTACATTGCTACCCAGGGCTGTTTGCCAGGAACTGTGGCAGACTTCTGGCGGATGGTGTATCAAGAGAATTGTCGTGTTATTGTCATGACAACCAATGAAGTGGAACGAGGCAGG AATAAATGCACACGGTATTGGCCAGATGAAGGCAACAGTCAGGAATATGGCAAGCTTTATCTGCAGTGTGTATCAGAGGATTCCACTCAAGGCCATTACATTTTGAGGGAGTTTCTTCTGCAGAGTGCTGTGGATCCAGGCCAGGAACCCCGTCGTGTTTTTCAGTTTCACTTCAAGGCTTGGCCTGACCACGGGGTGCCTGCTGACCCTAGCACAGTACTGAGCTTTCTCAAGGATGTCAACGATAGACAAAAGAGTTATTCACCCAACGTAGGCCCAATAGTGGTTCATTGCAGTGCAGGAATTGGACGTACTGGAACATTTATAGTGATAGATATTTTATTGAATGTACTGGAGGTTGAAG GAAttgataatgaaattgatatccag